The following are from one region of the Canis lupus baileyi chromosome 25, mCanLup2.hap1, whole genome shotgun sequence genome:
- the C1S gene encoding complement C1s subcomponent — protein sequence MNKLPEMWCIVLFSLLASVYAEPTMYGEILSPNYPQAYPNEIEKSWNIEVPEGYGIHLYFTHLDIELSENCAYDSVQIMSGNFEEGKLCGQKTSKNPNSPIVEEFQIPHNRLQVIFKSDFSNEERFTGFAAYYVAVDINECTDFADVPCSHFCNNFIGGYFCSCPPEYFLHEDMKNCGVNCSGDVFTTLTGEITSPNYPNPYPENSRCDYQIQLEDGYQVVVTVRREDFDVESADSNGHCPDSLVFVAGDKQFGPYCGKGFPGPLNIETKSSALNIIFQTDQTGQKKGWKLRYRGDPIPCSKEVTANSVWEPEKAIYVFKDVVKITCLEGFEVVQGSVGSSSFYSTCQSNGKWSNSKLKCQPVDCGSPEPIQNGKAEDPEHTLFGSVIHYTCEEPYYYLEDEESGEYHCAGNGSWVNKLLGTELPKCVPVCGVPSKPFMGKQRIFGGSLAEIQNFPWQVFFSNPRAGGALIDEYWVLTAAHVVERNREPVMYVGSTSVVTSELTKAQMLTAERVIIHPDWEFLDDPETRKNFNNDIALVQLKEPVKMGPNVSPICLPGTSSEYDPPMGALGLISGWGRTKARDHVIMLRGASLPIVPLEKCREVKGKNVKVDINTYVFTNNMICAGGEKGVDSCEGDSGGAFALRVPNEETLKFYVAGLVSWGPQCGTYGIYTRVKNYIDWIRQTMQEHSTPSMD from the exons ATGAACAAATTGCCAGAGATGTG GTGCATTGTCCTGTTTTCCCTTTTGGCATCAGTTTATGCTGAGCCTACTATGTATGGAGAGATCCTGTCCCCTAACTACCCTCAGGCATACCCCAACGAGATAGAGAAATCTTGGAATATAGAAGTTCCTGAAGGGTATGGGATCCATCTCTACTTCACTCACCTGGACATAGAGCTGTCAGAGAACTGTGCATATGACTCAGTGcag ATAATGTCAGGAAACTTTGAAGAAGGGAAACTCTGTGGACAGAAGACCAGCAAGAATCCCAACTCCCCAATTGTGGAAGAGTTCCAAATCCCACACAATAGACTCCAGGTGATCTTTAAGTCAGACTTCTCCAATGAAGAACGTTTCACTGGGTTTGCTGCATACTATGTCGCTGTAG ATATAAATGAGTGCACAGACTTTGCAGATGTCCCCTGTAGTCACTTCTGTAACAACTTCATTGGTGGTTacttctgctcctgcccccccGAATACTTCCTCCATGAAGATATGAAGAATTGTGGAG tCAATTGCAGTGGGGATGTATTCACTACACTGACTGGGGAGATTACAAGTCCCAATTATCCCAATCCATACCCAGAGAACTCAAGGTGCGACTATCAGATCCAGTTGGAAGATGGATACCAAGTGGTGGTGACTGTGCGGAGAGAAGATTTTGATGTGGAATCAGCTGATTCAAATGGCCACTGCCCTGACAGTTTAGTT tttgttgCAGGAGACAAGCAATTTGGTCCTTACTGTGGTAAGGGATTCCCTGGGCCACTAAATATTGAAACCAAGAGTAGCGCTCTTAATATCATCTTCCAAACTGACCAAACAGGGCAAAAAAAGGGCTGGAAACTTCGTTACCGTGGAGATC CAATCCCTTGTTCCAAAGAAGTCACTGCCAATTCTGTTTGGGAGCCTGAGAAAGCAATATATGTATTCAAAGATGTGGTAAAGATAACCTGTCTGGAAGGGTTTGAAGTTGTGCAG GGAAGTGTTGGCTCATCATCTTTCTATTCTACTTGTCAAAGTAATGGAAAGTGGAGTAATTCCAAACTGAAATGTCAAc CTGTGGACTGTGGCTCTCCTGAACCCATTCAGAATGGTAAAGCTGAAGATCCAGAACATACTTTATTTGGTTCTGTCATTCATTACACTTGTGAGGAGCCATATTACTACTTGGAAGATGAAGAAAGCG GAGAGTATCACTGCGCTGGCAACGGGAGCTGGGTGAACAAATTGCTGGGCACGGAGCTGCCAAAATGTGTTCCAG TCTGTGGTGTTCCCAGTAAGCCCTTTATGGGAAAGCAGAGGATATTTGGAGGATCCCTTGCAGAGATTCAAAATTTCCCCTGGCAAGTCTTCTTTTCGAACCCACGGGCTGGTGGGGCTCTCATCGATGAGTACTGGGTGCTGACAGCTGCCCATGTTGTGGAGAGAAACCGCGAACCAGTAATGTATGTTGGGTCCACCTCAGTGGTTACTTCAGAACTGACAAAAGCCCAGATGCTCACTGCTGAGCGTGTGATTATTCATCCGGATTGGGAATTCCTGGATGACCCAGAAACACGGAAGAATTTCAACAATGACATTGCACTTGTGCAGCTGAAAGAGCCAGTGAAAATGGGACCCAATGTCTCCCCTATCTGCCTGCCAGGTACCTCCTCAGAATATGACCCCCCAATGGGAGCCCTGGGACTGATCTCAGGCTGGGGCCGAACAAAGGCAAGAGATCATGTGATCATGCTCAGAGGGGCAAGCTTACCCATTGTTCCCTTAGAAAAGTGCCGGGAGgtgaaaggaaaaaatgtcaaAGTGGATATAAATACCTATGTTTTCACTAATAATATGATCTGTGCTGGAGGAGAGAAGGGTGTTGATAGCTGTGAAGGGGACAGTGGTGGAGCCTTTGCTCTACGGGTTCCCAATGAAGAGACCCTCAAATTCTATGTAGCTGGTCTGGTGTCCTGGGGCCCCCAGTGTGGAACCTATGGAATCTATACACGAGTGAAGAATTACATTGACTGGATAAGACAGACAATGCAGGAACATAGTACCCCCAGTATGGACTAA